One Streptomyces drozdowiczii DNA segment encodes these proteins:
- the gcvT gene encoding glycine cleavage system aminomethyltransferase GcvT yields the protein MSSTPRLTALDALHRSLGATMTDFAGWDMPLRYASERDEHNAVRTKAGLFDLSHMGEITVTGPQAVDLLNHALVGNIGTVSTGRARYTMICAEDGGILDDLIVYRLQDTEYMVVANAGNAQLVLDKLTERAAGFDAEVRDDRDTYALLAVQGPESPAILAAVTDADLDGLKYYAGLPGVVAGVPALIARTGYTGEDGFELFVAPGHAEQLWRALTDAGAAHGLIPCGLSCRDTLRLEAGMPLYGHELTTSLTPFDAGLGRVVKFEKDGDFVGRKALEAAAERAETAPPRKLVGLVAEGRRVPRAGFPVVADGQVIGEVTSGAPSPTLGRPIAMAYVDAAHAEPGTAGVAVEIRGSHEPYEVVALPFYKRKK from the coding sequence ATGAGCAGCACCCCTCGTCTCACTGCCCTCGATGCGCTGCATCGTTCGCTGGGCGCCACCATGACCGACTTCGCGGGCTGGGACATGCCGCTGCGTTACGCCAGCGAGCGCGACGAGCACAACGCCGTCCGCACGAAGGCCGGCCTCTTCGACCTGTCCCACATGGGCGAGATCACCGTCACCGGCCCGCAGGCCGTGGACCTGCTGAACCACGCGCTGGTCGGCAACATCGGCACGGTCTCCACCGGCCGGGCCCGCTACACGATGATCTGCGCCGAGGACGGCGGCATCCTGGACGACCTGATCGTCTACCGCCTCCAGGACACGGAGTACATGGTCGTCGCCAACGCCGGCAACGCCCAGCTCGTCCTGGACAAGCTCACCGAGCGCGCCGCCGGCTTCGACGCCGAGGTCCGCGACGACCGCGACACGTACGCGCTGCTCGCCGTGCAGGGCCCCGAGTCCCCGGCGATCCTCGCGGCGGTGACCGACGCCGACCTGGACGGCCTGAAGTACTACGCCGGGCTGCCCGGGGTCGTCGCCGGGGTGCCCGCGCTGATCGCCCGTACCGGCTACACCGGCGAGGACGGCTTCGAGCTGTTCGTCGCGCCCGGCCACGCCGAGCAGCTGTGGCGGGCGCTCACCGACGCGGGCGCCGCGCACGGCCTGATCCCGTGCGGCCTCTCCTGCCGCGACACGCTGCGCCTGGAGGCGGGCATGCCGCTGTACGGGCACGAGCTGACGACCTCGCTGACCCCGTTCGACGCCGGGCTGGGCCGGGTCGTGAAGTTCGAGAAGGACGGCGACTTCGTCGGCCGCAAGGCGCTGGAGGCCGCCGCGGAGCGCGCCGAGACCGCCCCGCCGCGCAAGCTCGTGGGCCTGGTCGCCGAGGGCCGCCGGGTGCCGCGCGCCGGCTTCCCGGTCGTCGCGGACGGCCAGGTCATCGGCGAGGTCACCTCCGGGGCCCCCTCCCCCACCCTGGGCAGGCCGATCGCCATGGCGTACGTCGACGCGGCGCACGCCGAGCCGGGCACCGCCGGAGTCGCGGTGGAGATCCGAGGCAGCCACGAGCCGTACGAGGTCGTGGCGCTCCCCTTCTACAAGCGCAAGAAGTAG